A region of the Ciona intestinalis chromosome 12, KH, whole genome shotgun sequence genome:
gaacattttgggaccaaaattttcactgatCACCGGGGGCGGTATTACTCACATCcgcccgcaatggtagcagtgacgagcctcgAACCAATTTTCTCTAGGTTCAGGGCATTTGTGCTAACCAAGTGCCGGATGCATACCTATACTGCTATATATATCTATGTGAGGGTAAATTTGTAAcaatgatttatttaaaattatctaATATAGAGGTAGTGACCATCCAGACAGCATCGAGATCTCTCCATCTAAAATTCAAACCAAGAAAGGGGATGGCACAGTTGAGACTTATCCTTTAGTTGTGAACATTGAACCTACATCATGTACATCTATTCAAAAACATATGAATGAAGGTGTGTAGGctaactaaaaaaattggcccattaatttgtttataaaggaAAAAATGATTGGTATTTAggcattttgtttaaaaatggtacggataatataaaattaacatatataaaaatatatattatgaatatgagtgtaacttgctttatataagaatttaaataagatgaaacaaaattgttcTTCCAGGTATTGGTATGCGTTTACAGCTCCGCGACTCAAATCCTGAACCTCAGACCAGTTTGTTAAGTACAACAGTGAAGAGAGTTTCAAATGAAATCAGTCGTCTCGAACGTGGGTCAAGCCAGTGTGGCTGCAAAACTTGTGGTCTAACactgtttgttaaaaatgtgtaAGTTTTTTACGATGTTTTAATCAGATTTCAGTTGTAGATCTGCCCGCCTTTTTACTTACTGCAGAACCATAGTCATTTGTTTGTACTAACAATATgtggtaaaaaatgaataaatagtaagctttagaaatattttcaaaagaaACTGCAAACTTGATTAAATCTCAGTATAGAGTACCTGTGCCTTGAACACATGTAATTTGTAATGTGCAATGTTATAGTCTGGTGCGAGCAACCCACAGTTGTTGGAGCGCTGGGATTTTACGCAGAGAAAGAATAGATATTCAAGACTTAACATTACTATTGTTGTGTGTCGTGTGTGCATGGTCTTTTGCCCCTTGAgcaacagatttttttaatttctctaAGCCTATGGTGTCTTACggaatgtttaaattgtcatccacatataaataaaatcgGTCCGGAAGATTAGTCActcacaaaattatataagaTATGTGGTAACTAAAATGTCATGCAAAGATGAGTAAgttccatttattcattaatattaaaaaatggtttatctatttaggaaatttaacCGAGTTCTGCCATTACCTTCACAAAGTTGGAGAGATCTCTTTAACAATTGGTCGTGTTGTAGTCATTCACACAAACAAAAAGAGAGCAACAAAGAAAAAGTGACAACGCCAGGTTAGAGAAATTTGTGCTTACTTTTAGCAACAAACACATGTGCTTTACAATTTCAATttaccaaacatttaaaaatttattttgcagcTTTTGTTACAAATGGAGTATTAAAACCACGTGAAAATGATTGCCTTATCAGCGACTTTCATATCATGGTGCACACTAAGACAGTGGAgaggaaaaatattttacttcgAAAATTGGACTACCTACCAAAAGAGGTAGAAATGCACTGTATTACCTAATTAGTTTCACTACTTGACAGTAAACTAGATTGAGTGTGTGTAACCTATTGGTCCTtgtgtggcagggcaatgataATTGATATGTTTGCAACGGCACTTTGTTTTATGAGCattgtgcctgcttataagtCAAAAGTCaacacatatattatatatatttatgggtgtttatttattttcattttttgttttaatacctTATGTAAATGCTATAGATTCTATAGAATTGAATGACTTAATAGCCtaaacataatatccataCACGTGAGTTTGTGACACATACTTTACAGGGAGCTCTTACCTCAAGAGAAATGAAATGCTCTCGTTGTCGGGCTGTGCTTGGGGAAGCTGTTGGTTATGAGAAAAGCACCATAGAAGCATACAAGCTTAACAAAAACAGCATTGAGGTTCTATCACTGAGAAAACACCTATCTGAGACGTTTGTAAGGTGGGTGCaaatttctttcattttcGAGTTTTTCAATTGTCAGTAATGATTGGAAGACTCTGTTTTACAGGCCCGTCTTTTTCAGTGAATTCTTTCTTGAACGAATCCTTGCACAGCAGCTGTCGAACGCGGTTGACGTGCATGCGACCCACATGTTTATTGTGC
Encoded here:
- the LOC100182071 gene encoding E3 ubiquitin-protein ligase E3D isoform X1, yielding MNDGTESEDSSYFMEVYDRIHAVDLVLRGSDHPDSIEISPSKIQTKKGDGTVETYPLVVNIEPTSCTSIQKHMNEGIGMRLQLRDSNPEPQTSLLSTTVKRVSNEISRLERGSSQCGCKTCGLTLFVKNVKFNRVLPLPSQSWRDLFNNWSCCSHSHKQKESNKEKVTTPAFVTNGVLKPRENDCLISDFHIMVHTKTVERKNILLRKLDYLPKEGALTSREMKCSRCRAVLGEAVGYEKSTIEAYKLNKNSIEVLSLRKHLSETFVRPVFFSEFFLERILAQQLSNAVDVHATHMFIVQDLNEKVHVLIRVMNTSTRLYVNNGKSVNEITESTREFCSISTNARIQSSNVKMKKGKSTTENSGVCHHGNGDGHASHSKGRQSRQFTEITEESDQVENDRIRRDGPPCMQGNKVAEVIEKLFSFSTHLISIGRTCNEIREADPTGCERIVKVMYASTDNPKMKQQTAKWLKDERTLTLTYPHEICVQMLLVLVSSTLTMPVAYRVFGDFVVGFLRLD
- the LOC100182071 gene encoding E3 ubiquitin-protein ligase E3D isoform X2; the encoded protein is MNDGTESEDSSYFMEVYDRIHAVDLVLRGSDHPDSIEISPSKIQTKKGDGTVETYPLVVNIEPTSCTSIQKHMNEGIGMRLQLRDSNPEPQTSLLSTTVKRVSNEISRLERGSSQCGCKTCGLTLFVKNVKFNRVLPLPSQSWRDLFNNWSCCSHSHKQKESNKEKVTTPAFVTNGVLKPRENDCLISDFHIMVHTKTVERKNILLRKLDYLPKEGALTSREMKCSRCRAVLGEAVGYEKSTIEAYKLNKNSIEVLSLRKHLSETFVSEFFLERILAQQLSNAVDVHATHMFIVQDLNEKVHVLIRVMNTSTRLYVNNGKSVNEITESTREFCSISTNARIQSSNVKMKKGKSTTENSGVCHHGNGDGHASHSKGRQSRQFTEITEESDQVENDRIRRDGPPCMQGNKVAEVIEKLFSFSTHLISIGRTCNEIREADPTGCERIVKVMYASTDNPKMKQQTAKWLKDERTLTLTYPHEICVQMLLVLVSSTLTMPVAYRVFGDFVVGFLRLD